One genomic window of Pseudomonadales bacterium includes the following:
- the trmL gene encoding tRNA (uridine(34)/cytosine(34)/5-carboxymethylaminomethyluridine(34)-2'-O)-methyltransferase TrmL, whose amino-acid sequence MLNIVLYEPEIPPNTGNIIRLCANTGFRLHLIKPLGFELDDKRLKRAGLDYREYQDVDIHDDWHAFEETVQPQRMFAISTKGHTAYTEVSFQQGDTLVFGPETRGLPPAFLNRFPAEHILRIPMQPNSRSLNLSNATALVVYESWRQLGFQGAI is encoded by the coding sequence ATGCTGAATATAGTACTTTACGAACCCGAAATCCCCCCCAATACCGGCAATATTATCCGTCTCTGCGCCAACACCGGTTTCAGGCTTCATCTGATAAAACCGCTGGGTTTTGAGCTGGATGACAAAAGACTGAAGCGGGCCGGTCTCGATTACCGGGAATATCAAGATGTCGACATACATGACGACTGGCACGCTTTTGAAGAGACGGTACAGCCACAACGCATGTTTGCCATCAGCACCAAAGGCCATACCGCATACACAGAGGTCAGCTTTCAGCAGGGAGACACTCTCGTTTTTGGCCCGGAAACAAGAGGCTTGCCTCCGGCTTTTCTCAACAGATTCCCAGCCGAACATATTCTGAGAATACCCATGCAGCCTAACAGCCGAAGCCTGAACCTCTCTAATGCCACCGCGCTGGTGGTTTATGAGTCTTGGCGGCAACTCGGTTTTCAAGGGGCGATATGA
- the fldB gene encoding flavodoxin FldB — MNTPSLCSFPAKTIGLFYGSSTCYTEIVAEKIVAEMRHLKVPVDLFNIAQEPVATMNAYQQLLLGIPTWDYGELQEDWEQVWDQLDAVNFSNKQVALFGIGDQQGYPEWFLDALGYLHAKVKSLGATTLGYWPTTGYSFEQSKALTASGKQFVGLAIDDETQFDQTDQRVQLWCQQLVNEFKR; from the coding sequence ATGAATACGCCGTCATTGTGTTCATTCCCCGCCAAAACCATCGGGTTGTTTTACGGTTCGTCTACCTGCTATACCGAAATTGTTGCCGAAAAAATAGTCGCTGAAATGAGGCACCTGAAAGTACCGGTCGACCTGTTCAATATTGCACAGGAACCCGTTGCCACCATGAATGCATATCAGCAACTACTACTCGGCATTCCCACTTGGGATTACGGCGAACTGCAGGAAGACTGGGAACAGGTATGGGATCAGCTGGATGCTGTTAATTTCAGCAACAAACAGGTTGCCCTGTTTGGTATTGGTGATCAGCAAGGCTACCCGGAATGGTTTCTCGACGCATTAGGTTATTTGCATGCCAAGGTGAAAAGTCTGGGGGCAACCACTCTCGGTTACTGGCCAACTACAGGCTATTCTTTCGAGCAATCAAAGGCATTAACAGCGAGTGGTAAACAATTTGTCGGCCTTGCTATTGATGATGAAACCCAGTTTGACCAGACAGATCAACGGGTCCAACTTTGGTGTCAGCAACTTGTTAACGAATTCAAACGTTAG
- the mnmC gene encoding bifunctional tRNA (5-methylaminomethyl-2-thiouridine)(34)-methyltransferase MnmD/FAD-dependent 5-carboxymethylaminomethyl-2-thiouridine(34) oxidoreductase MnmC — MTETAPPHPAPPNDLQVAEIEWSENGQPQSSIFNDVYFSSASGIDESRYVFIDQNDLIERWQAQDLPHFTIAETGFGTGLNFLCAAHQWLQLNTDKPSARTLHYLAAEKYPLTKTDLVRALALWPELANLSLELVEQYPIAVPGIHQLSMAKGQIRLTLLYGDASEMFAAIKQSDHPLFARQGNTRVNAWFLDGFAPAKNPEMWTDDLFQHIADLSGQHATFSTFTAAGIVKRGLATVGFSVSKVPGFGHKRDMLRGEMLSLPLATASISTRPAAVNSPYLPPWYLNIQNTERATPCSAIIIGGGIAGCCTARSLAERGLRVTLIERHTRLAQEASGNPQGILYPKLSSKSSVLARFGLASLLFSSRYHRHWLHPSGVLVLPESPADIEHFPKIDQRYPDDLVQLKTSGALVDIAGVALASDCGLFFPGLGWIHPPDTCRTLTEHPNIQVIQADIDRLEQNKQQRWLAEDSSGATAAIADIAVIACGNGSRHFAQTSHLPLKPIRGQISTLPETSASRSLKTVICGRGYLAPAIEGNHTLGATYNVGETGTALSETDHRTNLQHLQDTDSALPELFGSPDIASLAGRVGFRCTTPDYLPVAGPAPDYQQYRQDYALLRKNARAHIPVAGKHWPGLYLNCGHGSRGMSYAPLCAELIASQICNEIPPLELDLRQAIHPGRFIIRDMKRNKI; from the coding sequence ATGACAGAAACAGCACCTCCTCACCCCGCTCCCCCGAATGATCTGCAAGTAGCGGAAATCGAATGGTCCGAAAACGGGCAGCCTCAATCATCGATATTCAATGATGTGTACTTCTCCAGTGCCAGTGGTATCGATGAAAGTCGTTATGTTTTCATTGACCAGAACGATTTGATAGAAAGGTGGCAGGCACAGGACCTCCCACACTTCACGATCGCCGAAACCGGGTTTGGCACAGGGCTTAACTTTCTCTGTGCTGCCCACCAATGGCTTCAATTAAATACAGATAAGCCATCAGCACGTACACTGCATTACCTCGCAGCAGAAAAATACCCGCTGACAAAAACTGATTTAGTAAGGGCTCTTGCCCTGTGGCCGGAACTCGCGAATTTGAGCCTTGAGCTTGTTGAACAATACCCCATTGCTGTTCCCGGCATTCATCAGCTCTCGATGGCAAAAGGGCAAATACGTCTTACCCTGCTCTATGGTGATGCCAGTGAAATGTTTGCGGCCATAAAACAGAGCGACCATCCGTTATTTGCCCGACAGGGCAATACGCGGGTAAATGCCTGGTTTCTCGACGGCTTTGCGCCAGCCAAAAACCCCGAAATGTGGACAGATGATCTGTTCCAGCATATTGCAGACCTGAGCGGCCAGCATGCCACATTCAGCACCTTCACTGCTGCAGGTATCGTCAAGAGAGGTCTTGCTACCGTTGGTTTCAGCGTTAGTAAAGTACCGGGGTTTGGCCACAAACGGGATATGCTGCGTGGCGAGATGCTCAGTTTACCCCTCGCTACCGCTTCTATCAGCACTAGACCGGCGGCAGTTAACTCGCCATACCTGCCTCCCTGGTATCTGAATATACAAAATACAGAACGGGCAACCCCCTGTTCAGCAATCATCATCGGCGGTGGCATTGCCGGCTGCTGTACCGCCAGAAGTCTGGCGGAGAGAGGGTTAAGGGTTACCTTGATTGAACGCCATACCCGTTTGGCACAAGAGGCTTCCGGCAACCCCCAGGGTATCCTCTATCCGAAACTTTCCAGTAAATCTTCAGTCTTGGCCCGCTTTGGGCTTGCCAGTTTGTTATTTTCCAGCCGCTACCATCGTCACTGGCTGCATCCGAGCGGTGTGCTGGTGTTACCGGAATCACCAGCGGATATTGAACATTTTCCGAAGATTGATCAACGCTATCCCGATGATCTGGTTCAGCTAAAAACATCCGGAGCATTGGTCGACATTGCCGGTGTGGCGTTGGCAAGTGACTGCGGCCTGTTCTTCCCCGGTCTCGGCTGGATCCATCCACCCGACACGTGCCGGACATTAACTGAGCACCCGAATATACAGGTAATCCAGGCGGACATAGATCGACTCGAACAGAATAAACAGCAGCGGTGGCTGGCTGAAGACTCTTCCGGAGCAACAGCCGCTATCGCCGATATTGCTGTTATTGCCTGCGGCAACGGATCCAGGCATTTCGCTCAAACATCTCATTTGCCACTCAAACCCATTCGCGGGCAGATATCCACACTTCCGGAAACATCCGCCAGCCGATCATTGAAAACCGTTATCTGTGGCCGGGGCTACCTGGCACCCGCTATCGAAGGAAATCATACACTTGGGGCAACTTACAATGTTGGTGAAACCGGCACAGCACTGAGTGAAACTGATCACAGGACCAACCTGCAACATTTGCAGGATACAGACAGCGCCTTGCCTGAACTGTTTGGTTCTCCTGATATCGCCTCACTTGCGGGCCGCGTCGGATTCCGCTGCACAACACCGGACTACCTGCCAGTCGCCGGGCCTGCCCCTGACTACCAGCAATATCGCCAGGATTACGCATTGCTGAGAAAAAACGCCCGGGCTCATATACCTGTCGCAGGCAAACACTGGCCGGGACTCTACCTGAATTGCGGTCATGGTTCCCGTGGCATGAGTTATGCGCCACTGTGTGCCGAACTTATCGCCAGTCAGATTTGCAATGAAATACCACCACTGGAGCTGGATTTACGGCAAGCAATTCATCCAGGCCGATTTATTATTCGGGACATGAAACGCAACAAAATCTGA
- a CDS encoding DUF502 domain-containing protein: protein MNKTKAFIGLTIMGGLAVMLPVVLLLLIIQWLYGFTSGLLEPITSLLSDKAEINQLLAMLLVTAIFLFLCFLIGLTVRTAIGSWLHDRVDHALVRVAPGYKTIREVVSQLLGGNGDTSLLKGTPALARIFGAGSPVTVTAIITSRHTDGGYTVFVPTAPIPTSGVIYHLPADCVEILKGVSVEEAMRTVISCGTGSAELLQRRFQKK, encoded by the coding sequence ATGAACAAAACCAAGGCCTTCATCGGGTTAACTATTATGGGTGGGCTGGCAGTTATGCTGCCCGTTGTGCTGTTGTTACTGATTATTCAGTGGCTGTACGGGTTCACTTCCGGGCTGCTTGAACCGATTACCTCATTGCTAAGTGACAAAGCGGAAATCAACCAGTTACTGGCTATGCTGCTGGTTACCGCCATTTTCCTGTTTTTGTGTTTTCTGATCGGTCTCACAGTCAGAACCGCGATTGGCAGCTGGTTACATGACCGGGTCGATCACGCTCTGGTAAGGGTTGCGCCGGGTTATAAAACGATTCGTGAAGTAGTTTCCCAGCTGCTGGGTGGCAATGGTGATACCAGCCTGTTAAAAGGGACACCAGCCCTTGCCAGAATTTTTGGAGCAGGCAGTCCTGTCACAGTAACGGCTATTATCACCAGTCGTCACACGGACGGTGGCTACACAGTTTTTGTACCCACGGCACCTATTCCAACATCCGGTGTTATTTATCATTTGCCAGCAGACTGTGTTGAAATTCTGAAAGGCGTATCGGTTGAAGAGGCCATGCGCACAGTTATTTCCTGTGGTACAGGTAGTGCGGAGCTGCTGCAGAGGCGATTCCAAAAAAAATAA
- a CDS encoding long-chain-fatty-acid--CoA ligase, protein MLGLMQDYPLLVHTILDHAARNFGDREIVTRAVEGGIRRTTYAGLHSRARRVAKALVLEGIEPGERVATMAWNTDRHMETWYGIMGMGGVCHTVNPRLFPEQVIYILNHAEDKILFIDTTFLPLVEAIKDQLPLLQKIIVLTDTANMSDQSIANMIAYEDWLSEVDDEYQWHEMDENSAAAMCYTSGTTGDPKGVLYSHRSNVLHAMAVNQADALCLKSSDSLMPVVPMFHANAWALTYAGPAVGAKLVMPGAMMDGESIYELLDTEQVTVTAAVPTIWSMLLAHLEATGSMLPTLDRVLIGGSACPPSMMDKFEDYYDVRVIHAWGMTEMSPLGTMCTPTYATEKLSPEQQRNIRLKQGRSPYLVEMKIMDDDNNELPRDGKSFGRLLVKGPSISKAYFKLDKQILDDEGWFDTGDVATIDQFGFMQITDRAKDVIKSGGEWISSIDIENVAVGYSGVIEAAVIGLPHPKWEERPLLIIVAEPSRAVSKEEILSHLEGKIAKWWMPDDVVFVDQIPHTATGKISKKDLREQFKNFRFES, encoded by the coding sequence ATGCTGGGGTTGATGCAAGATTATCCACTGTTGGTTCATACCATTCTGGATCATGCAGCGCGGAATTTTGGCGATCGGGAAATTGTAACCCGGGCGGTTGAGGGTGGCATAAGGCGCACTACTTATGCCGGGCTGCATTCCCGTGCACGCCGGGTGGCAAAAGCGCTGGTGTTGGAAGGTATTGAGCCGGGTGAGCGGGTAGCAACTATGGCGTGGAATACCGACCGTCACATGGAGACCTGGTATGGAATTATGGGTATGGGGGGGGTTTGCCACACGGTGAATCCGCGACTTTTTCCCGAACAGGTGATTTATATTCTTAACCACGCTGAAGACAAAATTCTGTTTATTGATACCACTTTTCTGCCGCTTGTCGAGGCGATAAAGGATCAGTTGCCTCTATTGCAAAAAATTATTGTGCTGACCGATACCGCTAATATGTCGGATCAGAGTATTGCCAATATGATCGCTTATGAAGACTGGCTGTCTGAGGTGGATGACGAGTACCAATGGCATGAGATGGATGAAAACAGTGCTGCAGCCATGTGTTATACCTCCGGTACTACTGGTGATCCCAAAGGTGTTCTTTACTCCCACCGCTCCAATGTGCTGCATGCGATGGCGGTGAATCAGGCGGACGCGCTCTGCCTGAAGTCTTCAGACTCTCTGATGCCGGTGGTGCCCATGTTTCATGCTAATGCCTGGGCGCTAACCTACGCAGGTCCTGCTGTTGGTGCCAAACTGGTCATGCCGGGAGCGATGATGGATGGTGAAAGTATCTATGAATTACTGGATACCGAGCAGGTGACCGTAACTGCAGCAGTGCCAACAATCTGGTCAATGTTGCTTGCTCATCTGGAAGCTACAGGCAGTATGCTGCCAACGCTCGATCGTGTGCTGATCGGCGGTTCAGCGTGTCCGCCATCAATGATGGACAAGTTTGAAGATTATTACGATGTTCGTGTGATTCATGCCTGGGGTATGACTGAAATGTCACCACTGGGCACAATGTGTACACCTACCTATGCAACGGAGAAACTTTCTCCAGAGCAGCAGCGGAATATCCGGCTCAAGCAGGGTCGCAGCCCTTACCTGGTAGAAATGAAAATTATGGATGACGACAATAATGAGTTGCCCCGGGATGGCAAGTCTTTTGGGCGGTTGCTAGTCAAAGGCCCCAGTATTTCAAAAGCCTATTTTAAACTGGATAAACAGATACTGGACGATGAAGGTTGGTTTGATACCGGCGATGTTGCCACTATAGATCAATTTGGTTTTATGCAAATTACCGACAGAGCCAAAGATGTGATTAAATCCGGTGGCGAATGGATCTCTTCTATTGATATTGAAAATGTTGCAGTGGGCTACTCTGGTGTTATAGAAGCCGCGGTTATTGGTCTGCCGCACCCGAAATGGGAAGAAAGGCCGTTGCTGATTATTGTGGCGGAACCCAGTCGGGCAGTCAGTAAAGAAGAGATTCTCTCTCATTTGGAGGGTAAAATCGCCAAATGGTGGATGCCGGACGATGTGGTTTTTGTGGATCAGATTCCCCATACGGCAACGGGAAAAATCAGCAAAAAAGATTTGCGTGAGCAGTTTAAAAATTTTCGGTTCGAGAGCTGA